The Terrirubrum flagellatum nucleotide sequence CGCGTTGAGCTTGATGAAGCCGGCGGCGTCGCGATGATCGTAGGCGACCTGGCCTTCCTCGAAAGTGACGAGGTCCTGATCATACAGCGAATAGGGGCTTTCGCGGCCGATCACCCAGGCCGAGCCCTTATAGAGCTTCACGCGCACGCGGCCAGTGACATATTCCTGGCTCTTGTCGATCAGCGCCTGCAACATCTCGCGCTCGGGCGAGAACCAGAAGCCGTTATAGATCAGCTCGGCGTATTTCGGCATGATCTCGTCCTTGAGATGCGCCGCGCCGCGGTCAAGCGTGATCGACTCCATGCCGCGATGGGCGAAGTAGAGGATCGTGCCGCCGGGCGTTTCGTACATGCCGCGCGACTTCATGCCGACATAGCGGTTCTCGACAAGATCGAGCCGGCCAATGCCATTCGCGCGGCCGAGTTCGTTGAGCTTCGTCAGCAGCGTCGCCGGAGACATCTTCTCGCCGTCGATGGCGACCGCGTCGCCCTTCTCGAAATCGATCGAGATGACTGTCGGCTTGTCCGGCGCCTGCTCGGGATCGACGGTACGTGAATATACGTAGTCAGGCACTTCGACCGATGGGTCCTCGAGCACCTTTCCTTCCGATGAGCAATGCAAAAGGTTAGCGTCGATCGAGAACGGCGCTTCGCCGCGCTTGTCCTTCGCAATCGGAATCTGGTTCTCTTCAGCGAACTTGATGAGCTGCTCGCGCGAGCGTAGATCCCATTCGCGCCAAGGCGCGATGACGCGGATATCGGGCTTCAGCGCGTAATAGCTCAGCTCAAAGCGTACCTGGTCGTTGCCCTTGCCGGTCGCGCCATGACAGACGGCGTCGGCGCCGACCTTTTCGGCGATCTCGATCTGCTTCTTGGCGATCAGCGGACGCGCGATCGACGTGCCGAGAAGATAAAGCCCCTCATAGAGCGCATTGGCGCGGAACATCGGGAAGACATATTCGCGCACGAATTCTTCGCGCAGGTCCTCGATAAAAATGTTCTCGTCCTTGATGCCGAGGAGCTGCGCTTTCTTGCGCGCCGGCTCCAGCTCCTCGCCCTGTCCCAGATCGGCCGTAAAAGTGACGACTTCGCAACGATAGGTGGTCTGCAGCCATTTCAGGATGATCGAGGTGTCGAGACCGCCTGAATAGGCGAGCACAACTTTCTTTACGGCAGCAGACATGACAGTTCCGTCGGACAGGCCGGGCGCGCCGGCGAGAGGGCGGGTGGGTTATAGAGTTCGCCGCGCGATCCGCAACCGGCCCCGCTTTCTGTGACTCGAAAGCGACACCTGGAACGATCCCGGCGCGCATCTGTTGGGGAAAAATCCCCGTTCACGCTTCGGACTCTTGTCGACGAGTCACCGCCCATAGTAGTCATTTTTTGCCGGCCATACGAGATGTCGATGCCGGTTCCCTGAGTGATCTTCCAGGCGTGGCGTTGATGCGTGGGGCGTGCTCCGCGCTGCGCCTGATGGATTCGCTGTTCGGCTCCGCAAGGGGTCGCCAATGAGGAGTGGCGCATGTCGTGGACTGACGAGCGCATTGAATTGTTGAAGAAATTATGGACGGACGGGCTAAGCGCGAGCCAGATCGCGAGTGAGCTGGGGCAGGTCACTCGCAACGCCGTCATCGGCAAGGTGCATCGTCTCGGCCTCGCAGGCCGCGCCAAGGCGCCGACCCCGACCATCGCCCGCCCGGCGCGCAAGCCGGCGCCGACCCATCGCATTTCCGGCGGTCTTGGCGGCGGAATGAGCAATTCAGGCGGCGGCGTAGCCCGCGCCGTGCTGCGCGGCAACACCGCGCTGAAAGTCATGGCCGCCCACCACGAAGACGCCTATCAGGTCGTCCAGCAGGAACTCGACGAGGATGTCGTGATCCCGATGTCGCAGCGGGTTACGATCATGGAATTGCGCGAAGGCATGTGCAAATGGCCGATGGGCGATCCGTCCAGCGCCGAATTTCGCTACTGCGGATCGCAGAACAATTCCGGAGCGGGACCCTATTGCGCGTATCACTCGCGCGCCGCCTATCAGCCGCCGGCGGATCGCCGCCGCCATGACCGGCGGGTGATGAGCCGCATCTGACGCGGCGGACCAATTAAATGACTTCGCGCGCCATCTGGAGGCGCGCGATAAGGACGTCATGATCCCGACGCCCGCCTAGTCCGGCCCGCGATAGGTTTCGTCGAACGCGTAGCCCGCGCCCCTGACTGTCCGGATCGGATTGCTCATCCGTTCGTGGTCGAGCGCCTTGCGCAAGCGGCCGACGTGCACATC carries:
- a CDS encoding GcrA family cell cycle regulator, with protein sequence MSWTDERIELLKKLWTDGLSASQIASELGQVTRNAVIGKVHRLGLAGRAKAPTPTIARPARKPAPTHRISGGLGGGMSNSGGGVARAVLRGNTALKVMAAHHEDAYQVVQQELDEDVVIPMSQRVTIMELREGMCKWPMGDPSSAEFRYCGSQNNSGAGPYCAYHSRAAYQPPADRRRHDRRVMSRI
- a CDS encoding argininosuccinate synthase, with protein sequence MSAAVKKVVLAYSGGLDTSIILKWLQTTYRCEVVTFTADLGQGEELEPARKKAQLLGIKDENIFIEDLREEFVREYVFPMFRANALYEGLYLLGTSIARPLIAKKQIEIAEKVGADAVCHGATGKGNDQVRFELSYYALKPDIRVIAPWREWDLRSREQLIKFAEENQIPIAKDKRGEAPFSIDANLLHCSSEGKVLEDPSVEVPDYVYSRTVDPEQAPDKPTVISIDFEKGDAVAIDGEKMSPATLLTKLNELGRANGIGRLDLVENRYVGMKSRGMYETPGGTILYFAHRGMESITLDRGAAHLKDEIMPKYAELIYNGFWFSPEREMLQALIDKSQEYVTGRVRVKLYKGSAWVIGRESPYSLYDQDLVTFEEGQVAYDHRDAAGFIKLNALRLKTYGARKRKIGR